Part of the Chloracidobacterium sp. genome, CCAGTACCCCCGACAGGATTGCCACCGCAATCAGTAGCAATAGCATCACATTTTTGAACTGGTCCAGGAGAATGTCCCAGCGGCTACGGGCGTGGGTTTCTTCTAGTTCATTCGGCCCGTATTGGGCGAGTCGTTGCTGGGCTTCCGCTGGCGCCAGACCGTCGGGGCTAGTTTTCAGGTAGGTTAAGGTGTCAGGAATGGAGAGGGTATGCCAGTCGGGTGCAGTGCAATTGGTAGGAACGGCCATGTCCTTGTCGTGGGTACTTAGTTTCCATCCTAGGGGGTGGCCGGATGGTTGAACAGGGGTGTGGGACGCTCAGCCTGGGAATTGAT contains:
- a CDS encoding cation-transporting P-type ATPase — its product is MAVPTNCTAPDWHTLSIPDTLTYLKTSPDGLAPAEAQQRLAQYGPNELEETHARSRWDILLDQFKNVMLLLLIAVAILSGVL